The following proteins come from a genomic window of Emys orbicularis isolate rEmyOrb1 chromosome 9, rEmyOrb1.hap1, whole genome shotgun sequence:
- the CLDN11 gene encoding claudin-11: protein MVATCLHLVGFVSSFVGWIGVIVTTATNEWVVTCGYTITTCRKMDELGSKGLWADCVMATGLYHCKPLVDILILPGYVQACRALMIAATVLGLPAVLLLLTVLPCIRMGHEPGAAKYRRSQLGGILLILLALCGIIATIWFPVSAHRETTIVSFGYSLYTGWIGSALCLFGGSVIVCCSGDAQSFGENRFYYASGSSSPTHAKSAHV from the exons ATGGTTGCCACCTGCTTGCACCTAGTTGGATTTGTCTCTAGTTTTGTCGGCTGGATTGGTGTGATCGTGACAACAGCCACCAATGAGTGGGTCGTGACTTGTGGCTACACCATTACCACTTGCAGGAAGATGGATGAGCTGGGATCCAAAGGGCTGTGGGCAGATTGTGTCATGGCAACAGGGCTCTATCACTGCAAGCCACTAGTGGACATCCTCATATTGCCAG GCTATGTCCAGGCATGCCGAGCACTGATGATTGCTGCCACAGTGCTGGGCCTCCCTGCTGTTCTCTTGCTGctgactgttctgccctgtaTTCGGATGGGCCATGAGCCTGGAGCTGCCAAGTACCGGCGTTCCCAGCTGGGAGGAATCCTGCTCATTCTCTTGG CATTGTGTGGTATCATCGCAACGATCTGGTTCCCTGTGTCTGCTCACCGTGAGACCACAATTGTGAGTTTCGGATACTCCCTTTACACTGGCTGGATTGGGTCTGCCCTTTGCCTCTTTGGTGGCTCCGTCATCGTCTGTTGCTCAGGAGATGCTCAGTCGTTTGGTGAAAATCGTTTCTACTACGCGTCGGGATCCAGCTCTCCTACCCATGCTAAGAGTGCTCATGTATAA